The Acidobacteriota bacterium genome includes the window GCTGGAGAAGTTGGCGCTGTTGAAGATCGCGCTCTGGAGTGCGTCGGCTTTGAGCAGCGCCGAGTGGCGGGCGTCCATCATGGGTCCTCTCCGGATCCGGTTCGCGGCCGGCGAGAGTCTGCCGGCCGAGCGCAACCGCAAGGTGCCTTGTGCTGCGCCTCCAACCGTATGCTGGCGTTGGCAAGCGGACTGTGCGTTATGGCACAGACCTCTCCGCATCGGGTTTTTTGTTCCCTGTTCGGGAATGGTTGTAGCGGCGGAAACAGCGTCGGGAGCGTGGGCGTGAGGAGCTGAAGAGCGGCAAAAAACTACGGGGCGCCCGGAGAGGACGCCCGTTTCGAGCCTGATTATTACTGCTTACTGTTTGAGCCGGCGAGCCTTGCAGGCATCGACGATCTTGGTTGGGTCGACGGCCTCGTTGCCCTCCTGGATCTCGAGGATCTTGCCATCTTTCCCGATGAGATAGTTCACGCGGCGGGCGGCTTTGTATTTGTCGCTGTAGATGCCAAAGATCTCTTTGGTGACGGTGCCGCCGTTGAACCAATCGCTGGCGATGGGAAACTTGGCGCCGACCTGGTCGGCGAAAGCCTTGTTGGCGAAGGGGCTGTCCATGCTCACACCCACGACCTGGGTGTCTGCCTCCAGCTCAGGAAGATGAGCCTGGAGATTTTTCATCTGCTGCGTTCAACCACCGGTGAAAGCGAAGATGAAGAAGGCCACGAGGACGTTCTTCTTCCCTTTGTAGTCGTGCAGGGAGAAGTCTTTCATCGCGGTGCCGTCGAAATACTTGAGGGTGAAGTCGGGGACGGTGTCGCCGACCTTGAACTTGAGCGGCGGCGGGCCGGGCTGCGGTGCGGGCTTGGCTTGTTGTGCCGTGACGGACGCGGCCGCGAGCAGGAAGAGGGTGAGGAGTGCGGTGATGCGACGTCTCATGTTTGCACCTCTGCGATGGGCGGAAGGTGGGATTAGGGTACCGCCGTGGCGAGGGTGGGTCAATGCGCCTCCGAGCGAGCAGCTCTGATTTGCCGCTACACGCCCTGATGCCGTAGATTTGTGACTCGGAAGCGATTCCCTGCCGCTATCGAGATACCACAGCCAGGGGAACCACCAGTGGAGCCAGTGACCAGCAGACAGTGACCATCAAACCCAGCGAGCCGGCGGCGGTCGCGCGCACGGGGCGCGGCGCGGACAAGTCGCAGCGCGGCGATAAGTCGCAAAGGATCCTGGACGCGGCGGTGGCCGTGATCGCGGAAAAAGGCTACTGGCAGGCGCGGGTCGCGGAGATCGCGGACCGCGCCGGGGTGGCCGACGGCACCATCTATCTTTATTACAAGAACAAGGAACAGCTGCTGATGGCGGCCATCGACAGCGCTTTTGACTCTTTCCTGGAGCGGGCGCGGCGCGATCTGGCGGGCATCGCAGCTCCCAAGCAGCGGCTCCACCGGCTGGCATTCCTGCATCTGGACATGCTGGGCGCGAACCGCAACCTGGCCATCGTGTTCCAGACGGAGTTGCGGCACAGCGCGAAATTCCTGGGCCAATTCTCGCGCCATCGCCTGGTGGAGTATTTCGACATGATCCGCAGCATCGTGCGCGAGGGCCAGCGCTCGGGAGAATTCCGCGCCGGGGTCAGCGACAAGATCGCAGCGAACTGCCTGTTCGGCGCGCTCGATGAGATGGTGACATCGTGGATGCTGAGCGAGCACGATTATCCGCTGGCCGGGGCGGCGGACGCCGTGGTGGACGTGATCCTGGCGGGATTGGAGACCAGCCCCAATGGCCGCCGCTGAGAACATCTTTCCCGCGCCCCAA containing:
- a CDS encoding redoxin domain-containing protein; translated protein: MRRRITALLTLFLLAAASVTAQQAKPAPQPGPPPLKFKVGDTVPDFTLKYFDGTAMKDFSLHDYKGKKNVLVAFFIFAFTGG
- a CDS encoding TetR family transcriptional regulator codes for the protein MTIKPSEPAAVARTGRGADKSQRGDKSQRILDAAVAVIAEKGYWQARVAEIADRAGVADGTIYLYYKNKEQLLMAAIDSAFDSFLERARRDLAGIAAPKQRLHRLAFLHLDMLGANRNLAIVFQTELRHSAKFLGQFSRHRLVEYFDMIRSIVREGQRSGEFRAGVSDKIAANCLFGALDEMVTSWMLSEHDYPLAGAADAVVDVILAGLETSPNGRR
- a CDS encoding redoxin domain-containing protein, translated to MKNLQAHLPELEADTQVVGVSMDSPFANKAFADQVGAKFPIASDWFNGGTVTKEIFGIYSDKYKAARRVNYLIGKDGKILEIQEGNEAVDPTKIVDACKARRLKQ